One Sphaeramia orbicularis chromosome 21, fSphaOr1.1, whole genome shotgun sequence DNA window includes the following coding sequences:
- the LOC115413096 gene encoding trace amine-associated receptor 13c-like, which yields MEVQDEPELCFPQLLNTSCRKPLTSATEIIVVHVLLAIISVLTVILNLLVIISICHFRQLHTPTNLILLFLAFCDFLVGLVLLPGLIVMLKGCWFYGDLMCAFINLLIFIITSSSVGNMVLISIDRYVAICDPLHYTNKITMRRATVCICLCWLLSVIYNGIILREALINPERTSSCVGECVINSDSFGGAVDVVVTFTLPIIIILVLYMRVFVVAVSQARAMRSHISAVRIQLAANVTCKKSELKAARTLGVVVLIFLVCFCPYYCVTISGDGSVNYVVQHQSSFFSNYVLYFNSCLNPVIYALFYPWFRKAVKLIVTLQILQANSSETNML from the exons ATGGAGGTTCAGGATGAACCAGAGCTCTGTTTCCCACAGCTCCTCAACACCTCCTGTAGGAAGCCCTTGACTTCTGCAACTGAAATTATTGTGGTCCATGTTCTACTCGCCATCATCTCTGTGCTCACTGTGATTCTAAACCTGCTGGTCATCATCTCAATCTGCCATTTCAG ACAGCTCCACACTCCCACCAACCTCATCCTCCTCTTTCTGGCCTTCTGTGATTTCCTTGTGGGTCTTGTTTTGTTGCCAGGACTAATCGTCATGCTAAAAGGCTGCTGGTTCTATGGTGATCTTATGTGTGCGTTTATAAATCTTCTGATCTTCATCATCACCTCGTCATCAGTAGGAAACATGGTGCTCATCTCAATCGACCGTTATGTTGCTATCTGTGACCCTCTGCATTACACTAATAAGATCACAATGAGAAGAGCTACAgtctgtatttgtctgtgttGGCTTTTATCTGTTATCTACAATGGTATTATTTTAAGAGAAGCTCTGATTAATCCAGAGAGAACTAGTTCTTGTGTTGGAGAGTGTGTGATAAACTCAGATTCTTTTGGAGGTGCAGTCGATGTTGTTGTAACATTTACTCTTCCCATTATTATCATCCTCGTTCTGTATATGAGAGTGTTTGTGGTGGCGGTGTCTCAGGCTCGTGCCATGCGTTCTCACATTTCAGCCGTCAGAATTCAGCTTGCGGCAAATGTAACTTGCAAGAAATCAGAGCTGAAAGCAGCTCGGACTCTTGGTGTTGTTGTGCTCATcttccttgtgtgtttctgtccATATTATTGTGTTACAATTTCAGGAGACGGTTCGGTTAATTATGTGGTTCAACATCaatcttcatttttttctaactATGTCCTGTACTTTAACTCCTGTTTAAACCCTGTGATCTATGCCTTATTCTACCCCTGGTTTAGAAAAGCTGTTAAACTCATTGTCACTCTGCAGATTCTGCAGGCAAACTCCTCTGAGACCAACATGCTGTAG
- the LOC115413095 gene encoding trace amine-associated receptor 7a-like, whose amino-acid sequence MEVQDEPELCFPQLLNTSCRKPLTSAADTVVVQVLLSTISVLAVILNLLVIISICHFRQLHTPTNLLLLFLAVTDFLVGLVTMPVVIFAFKGCWFFGNYLCAFLNYLSFSTSSSSVGNMVLISIDRYVAICDPLHYTNKITMRRVTVCICLCWLLSVIYNGIILREALINPERSSSCVGECVITIDFFGGAVDVVVTFLLPVTAIIILYMRVFVVAVSQARAMRSHISAVRIQLSAKVTCKKSELKAARTLGIVVIVFLICFSPYYCVTISGDGSVNLMIQHSSISFAIYVVYFNSCLNPVIYALFYPWFRKAVKLIVTLQILQPNSSETNML is encoded by the exons ATGGAGGTTCAAGATGAGCCAGAGCTCTGTTTCCCACAGCTCCTCAACACCTCCTGTAGGAAGCCCCTGACTTCTGCAGCTGACACTGTTGTGGTCCAAGTTCTTCTCAGCACCATCTCTGTGCTTGCTGTGATTCTAAACCTGCTGGTCATCATCTCAATCTGCCATTTCAG ACAGCTCCACACTCCCACTAAcctgctcctcctctttctgGCTGTCACTGATTTCCTTGTGGGTCTTGTTACAATGCCAGTGGTGATCTTCGCATTTAAAGGCTGCTGGTTTTTTGGTAATTATTTGTGTGCATTTCTAAATTATCTGTCCTTCAGCACATCCTCTTCATCAGTAGGAAACATGGTGCTCATCTCAATCGACCGTTATGTTGCTATCTGTGACCCTCTGCATTACACTAATAAGATCACAATGAGAAGAGTTACAgtctgtatttgtctgtgttGGCTTTTATCTGTTATCTACAATGGTATTATTTTAAGAGAAGCTCTGATTAATCCAGAGAGATCTAGTTCTTGTGTTGGAGAGTGTGTgatcaccatagatttttttggAGGTGCAGTCGATGTTGTTGTAACATTTCTTCTTCCTGTTACTGCTATCATCATTCTGTATATGAGAGTGTTTGTGGTGGCGGTGTCTCAGGCTCGTGCCATGCGTTCTCACATTTCAGCCGTCAGAATTCAGCTCTCAGCAAAAGTAACTTGCAAGAAATCGGAGCTGAAAGCAGCTCGGACTCTTGGTATTGTTGTCATTGTCTTCCTCATATGTTTTTCTCCATATTATTGTGTCACAATTTCAGGAGATGGTTCAGTTAATCTGATGATTCAACATTCATCTATATCTTTTGCTATCTACGTTGTGTACTTCAACTCCTGTTTAAACCCTGTGATCTATGCCTTATTCTACCCCTGGTTTAGAAAAGCTGTTAAACTCATTGTCACTCTGCAGATTCTGCAGCCAAACTCCTCTGAGACCAACATGCTGTAG